The following DNA comes from Chryseobacterium gallinarum.
ACATTTCAGCATAAAACGGTCACTCTGCGCTTCAGGTAGCAGGTAAGTTCCTTCCTGGTCAATCGGGTTCTGCGTTGCCAATACCAAAAATGGTTTGGGAAGCTTCATCGTTTCATCGCCTATTGTCACCTGCTTTTCCTGCATCACTTCCAAAAGAGCAGACTGAACCTTTGCCGGAGCACGGTTAATCTCATCTGCAAGGACAAAATTAGCAAATACAGGCCCTTTTTTTATAGAGAAATCATTGTCTTTGATGTTATAGATCATTGTTCCCACAACGTCTGCAGGAAGAAGATCCGGTGTAAACTGGATTCTTGAAAATTCCCCATGAACAGCATCTGCCAACGTTTTTATCGCTAAAGTTTTAGCCAGTCCGGGCACTCCTTCCAGAAGAACATGCCCGTTTCCCAGAAGTCCTACCAAAAGGCGGTCTACCATATACTCCTGCCCAATAATAACTTTGTTGATTTCCTGTCTCAGAAGAGAAAATAAGTAGTTTTTTTCTTTTACTTTTTCCGTCAATTGGCGGATATCTTCAGCTTGATATGTATCTGACATAGCTTGATTTAAAATAGGTGGTAAATTTCTGATAAATACTTGCATTAATCAACACAATCAATGCCATTTTTGAGTTAAAGTTTGTTAAATATTCCCTGTTTGACAATGTATTCAACCTATAGTCATGAATCTCTTGTCAATAAATAAATTTCAAACCTCTGTTATTTGCCTGTGTTTCTTTATCATCAGCATAAAAAATGCTGCAAACTACTTTTATAATGTTGAATTTGCAGTAAGGCTGAAATAGCAATGAAACGTCTAAATTTTAGTTATGGTAATCGTAAATGTACCTTCAGGAGCATCAGTTGTATCATCGTAAGCACCTACATTCACAAAATATTCAGCACCTGCAGTGGTGGTAACCGTTATATTTTCCGCACCGCCTCCTCCGGCATTATCCACGGTGTCTACACAAGATAAATTGCTGCAACTACCGCTGTATACACCTACCTCAGGATCAAAGCTACTTCCTGAAGGCATTGTAACCGTAATGGTGTACTGACTTCCATCTCCCGTGAACTTAAACCAGGTACCATCATTCATCCCTGTATTCCCGGACACTGAACAAACGCTTATATTTCCTGCATTGTTCGTTGCAGATACAGCATCATCCTGTGTATAGGTATAAGGAAATGCAGAAGCCAGAAAAGCCCCTGAGCAAGCATCATTTGCAGGTACGGGAGGAACGGTTTTAAAGGTTAATTCAGAACAGCCCGAAGAGGTCACATTGGCTGCAACCGATGTAATTTTCAGATAATAGCTCATCCCCGGCGCAAGGGCTGTGGAAGGTGAAAAGCTATTTCCGGATACTACCTGCTGATTAAGAATATCAGTCCCTCCGGGATTGGTTCCCAATGAAATTTTGTAAGAATCAGCTCCGGAAACAGGAAGCCAGGTTATACCGGGAGACAGGGCAACATTCTGTGTATTATTGGCCGGATACGTAATAAAGGGACAGGCGGGAGTAGCATTTGCTGTAAGTCCTGAAAGGGTAACAGCAGATTTATAACCCGCTCTTATTCCGCCAGGTGGAGCAGCAGGATCTACCACGGCTCTATCTCCTTTGTAATACAGTATTGAATTCGGAAGGTGTGAATAAACATGGAAAGCTTCATCAAAGTTATTAATATCAATATTAGATGCATTTTCTCTGGCTGCAATAACTAAATTATCAATATTGTTATAAGCAAAAGGGGTTGTAAAGTTTACCTGAACTTTATTATTACTTTTAGTCACTGTTCCTGCAAATACCTGTGTAAGCTGAGATACCGGAATCCAGTCTGTACCGGAGGCAAAAGCCATTTTTGTAGTATGACCAAGATAAACCGTCCAGTCTGAGGACTCTGTAATAGTTGATGAAGGATCTATATAAAATGTAAGACCTGTAATACTCCCTGGTGTGCCGGCATTGATTTCCTGTTTAGGATAAATCTGCTGTACATAAGAATAGGAAAAAAAGCTGCTTACCGGTGCAGTACCAACTTCGGAGCTTCCGATATTGATGTTGATCTGAGCCCTCAGCCCCATCACTGCAAAAAACAAACACAAAAGTAAAATTCTTTTCATTATTAATAACATTAGCCGTGAATATCATGCTAATTTAATAATAAATATAGATATCCGACTAATAAAAGAATATTTTACATGTATTTAATTTAAATCATAAAATAATTTAAATCAAAACCTACACAATTAACTGTATTTTTAAACACTTAATAACAAAAATACTTTAAATATAAAAATAAAATAAATTAAAGGTAATTTTGATACATATTTAATATATTTACACTAAATACACACAATATGTATAAAAGGCTATTTTTTATAAGCATTTTCATTGTAAATACTGTTCTGTCACAAACTACCATGACCAATGTGATTTCGGATGCAGTTTATTATGACGGTTATGCCGCTACAGTATCCAACCCTGTACCTAATGGTTTGATCAGGCTAAACAATGCAAGATATGCAAGGAAACTTACAGATGCCGAACTGGACTCTTTTAAAGCAAAAATTGCCATGAGGGTAACCATAGGTGCTTTATGTGATAATTATGATCGCTTGGGAGAAGTTTTTTTAGCCATGGTTCCTAAAAACCAATCTGCTTATACCCTGAATGATCCTAATGTAAAAAGAATCGAAATAGGCAGGTACATTACTCCTTTTATGAATAAAAACCGTACCCCGTCGGAAGTTCCATACACCTATGACATCAGTAATTTGTACAGTGTGTTTCACGATACCGGATTACGCAGCGCTTATGACCTGTATGTGGAACTGGATGTATTCGGGGTTCCGTATGCAGCTCAAAGCCAGGTGGCAGGATGCGCGGGAAGAATTGATGTTTTTTCCGGAACACTTACCTTTTTCTCAACTGACACAGAAGCTACCCCTACAGATTTTAACAACCTGGTTCCCCTGCTAAGTTATAATAAACTTAATAATTACAACAGCACTGATGTTACCGGAGAAACAGTCAGGCTGGTAACGTTTAATATTCCTGCTCCGGTTACCGATGCCCGTTTCTTTGTAATATCCACTCCGCATGGTGCGAATGCCGGTGGTGAAGAATATATCAGAAGACAAAATTACACTTACATAGATGATGCGCAGGTACTGACCTATACTCCGGGAGGAATTTCCTGTGAACCATTCAGGGTTTATAATACCCAAGGAAACGGAATCTACGGAGCCGCTCCAAAGACTTTTGACAACTGGACCTCATGGAACAACTGGTGCCCGGGCAATTCTGTTCCTATAAGAAGTTTTACCTTAGCCAATATGACCGCCGGAAACCATACGTTAAAACATACAATTCCTGCCGCCGTTTTTAACCAACAGCAGGGAGAGGTTTACCTGTCCGTCTATATGCAGGGAAAAAGCAATGCCTCTTTACACGTAAAAGATGTGAAAACAATAGATATCAATATATATCCCAATCCTACTTCTGACTTTGTGAATATAGCATCAAAAGAAGAAGTTTCCTCAATAACCATTTTCAGCATAGACGGAAGAAAACTGACCGGGAATTCAGGAAAAAACAAAATCGATTTTTCAGCGTACAGCCCGGGAGTCTACCTTTTGAACATCGTCCTGAAAGACGGAACTTCTTTTAAACACAAAATCATAAAGAAATAACACATCGTCACACCGTAAGAGTATAGAAGTCTACAAACAACATCCACCCTCTTGTCAGTATCTTACAGGTAAGTTCATGTTTGAGACTGTCAGTATATTTTTTATATTTTATCAATTCTAAAGTGCTTAAAAATAGCTTTTCAACCTCAAAATTATCTAAAAAAAGAAATGATCCATAGTGTATTTTTCACGGATTAACAGCGTTTATTTTAATCCTTTAGCCAAAAAATTGTCGTTTCCAGTTTATTAAACTATTTTTGGTGATTAAAATTTCTGCAAAATGAATTATCATTTTCAAGCCCACAGACAAGTAAGGAGAAACCTCCTGGATATTCTGCAAAATACCTCCCACGAGGATTTGTTGCTGATTCCGGATGGTTTCAACAACAATATTTACTGGAATATTGCGCACACTGTTGCCACCCAGCAGCTTTTGCATTATTACCTTAGCGGAAATCCTTTCAGAATTGATAAATACTGGATTGAAACCTATAAGAAAGGAACTTTACCGAATCTGAATGTACAAAAATCCGAGGTGGAAGACCTGGAATTTTTACTCACTGAAACTTCAAAAATTTTAATGAAAGATTATGACAGTGATTTCTTTTCGGATTATACGCCTTACACCACAAGTTTTGGAATGGACCTGAAAAGCATCCAGGATGCCATCATCTTTAACAATATGCATGAAAGCCTGCATTATGGATATGCGATGGCACAGAAAAGAGCTATTTTAGGAGAAAAATATTAAAAAGGAAGCTGGAAGAAAGGAGGCTGGGAGTTTGTAGTCCTCACATACTATGAACCTTCCAATCCCGAAACCCCAAAACCTTAAACATAAATTTTAAACAACTCAATGAAAGACGATTTTATTTTCGGGCTGCGTCCCGTAATTGAAGCAATTGAAGCGGGAAAAACGATTGACAAGATCTTTGTGCAAAATGCACTTCAGGGTCCTATTTATGCTGAATTGAAAGCGATTTTAGCGAAAAATAAAATCCGTCCCAATTATGTTCCGGTTGAAAAACTTAACCGCTTCACGAGAAAAAACCACCAGGGAGTAGTGGCTTTCATCTCAGATGTTCCGTTTCATAAAGTGGAGGATATTGTTCCGCAATTATTTGAGGAAGGAAAAACTCCTTTCCTGCTGATCCTGGACAGACTGACAGATGTAAGGAATTTCGGAGCGATATGCAGAACTGCAGAATGTGTAGGCATTGATGCTGTGGTTATTCCTGAAAAAGGAGCTGCACCTATCAATTCCGATGCTATTAAAACATCGGCAGGAGCTATTTATAATATTAAAATCTGCAAAGAAAACAATCTTGCCCACACGGTAGACTTCTTGCAACAGAGCGGAATTTCCGTGTATGCTGCCAGCGAGAAAGCCCAGAAGTTAATTTATGATGTTAATTTCACTGAACCATGTGCCATTGTTATGGGGAATGAAGAAACGGGGATTTCAAAAGAAGTTCTGCATCATTCAGATGAAAAAATAAAGCTTCCTATTGAGGGGAAAACTCAATCGCTGAATGTTTCAGTTGCCTGTGGAGCAATATTATATGAGGCGGTGAGACAGAAAATGACTGCTCTCTCCAATCTTTGATTAAAAAATAAATTTTATGACGATCTTTACCGGATACAATTGAAAATACACCGGAAACAGAATTTGGTACAGATTCTGCACGCCTAATGACTTGTTATGAACAAAAGAGGGATAATACTTTGAACTTGAAGTCAAATATGGTATCCCCGAAATCAAAAAAATTCTGGAAGACCTATAAAATAGTAGTAAAATTAAAAAAATTAGAAAATGAAAAACATAGCAGCATTAGCGCTAATCTCATCTATAGCTCTTGTATCTTGTAAAAAAGAAACCGCTAAAATAACAAAAGTAGATCCTAAAACCGGTAAAACAGTAACGGTGGAAGTGCCTGCCGACTCTGTAGCAAAAGTTGCGGAAAATCCGGCTATCAGAGATTCAGCTGGAATTATTAAGCAATCTTTCAAGCTTGAAAAAGGAAAAACATATCCTCTTACAACCTACCAGAGGGATGTAAAAACGATGACGGATCCTCAGGGAAAATCCATCACCGCAACCAGCGAATCTACAGACGAGATGAACTTTACCGTTGATGATATCAAAGGAAATGTATATGACATGACCCTTAACCTCGTAGCGAAAAGAAGCTCTCAGTCTGCTCAGGGGAAAACCATTGTGGTAGATACCAAATTGCCTGTCCCGAAGGAAGATGAGCTTAAAATGATCTGGAACGTCAACAGGGCCCTTACCGGAAATAAACTGGCCATGAAAATGGATACAAAAGGAAATGTCCTTTCTATCACAGGTTTCGATGCGGTTTACACCAAAGTTTCCAACGCTGTAGGGACTATTATTAAAGATGCCAACGAGAAAGCCAGTGTAGTGGCAAGCCTTAAAGAATCTTTTAATGAAAAGGTATTGAAAGATCAGTTCAATAAAAATTTAACCATTATTCCTAAAAAAGGAGTAAAAGTAGGTGAAAAATGGACGACTTCCGAAAATGCCGATCCAAGCGGAAGTGTAAAAGTAACTTCAAACTATGTATTAAAAAGCTTAGGTAACGGAACTGCAGAAATCGGCGTAACGGGAGGAATCCCTAAGAAAACTGAAAAGAAAGCCCAGGGACCTATCACTCATAGCCTGAGCAGTGAACTTGTTCAGAACGGAACCATTAAATTTGATGAAAATACGGGATGGATTACCAACCAAAATATCAATGTAAAAACAACGCAGATTGAAACCATTTCAGACGGGAAACAGTCCCAGTCTATGAAAAGTGTTTCAAACTCTTCAGTGATGGTAAATCCTTCTGCAAAATAATTGAGACAATTTGAATGAGAAAGGTTTAAAGGCTGAGGGCTGAGAAAAATTAAAAAATCTCCAACTTTAAACCTTAATCTTTCAACTTTAAATTTTAACATTATGAAGTACATTCTTGAGTTAATACTCACTGCGATTATTCTATTCTTTGTCTGGAATATTCTGAAAAGGATTTTCTTCAAGACTTTTTACAGTTACCGGTTCAACAATCATAACAACCAGAATAACGGGCATCAGGATATCCATAACTCAAATAAGAATAAGAAGCAAAGCCTTAATTGGGATGCGGAGACCGTAGACTATGAGGAGGTGAAAGAGAGTAATGACAAAAGGTAAAATTTCCAAGAAATAAAAGATAATAACCAGCATGGCGAAAAATAAAAACATAATTTATATTGCAATTTCATTAGTTGTATTTATAGTTTTGGCATTTTTATATTCCACCCCTGTATTTACAGGAAAACAGCTTTTCCAGCATGATATCGTGCAGTACAGAGGAGGAGCAAAAGAATTGCTCGATTATAGAGCTAATACCGGTAACGAAACCTATTGGAGTGATTCCATGTTTGGAGGAATGCCTACTTACCAGATGGGAAGCCAGTTTAAAGGCGATATCATCAAAAAAATCGACAGCAATCTCAATTTCCTGCCAAGGCCGGTTAATTATCTATTCCTGCTTTTTGCAGGTTTTTTCCTTTTAGGAATGGTTGTAGTCCGAAACTGGAAGTATGCTTTATTAGGAGCTACGTTCTTCGGTCTTTCCACGTATTTTTATATTATTATTGCAGCAGGGCACAATGGTAAAGTCAATACCATTGAATACTTTGCCCCCTTATTAGCCGGTATTTTACTGGTTTATATCCGGAAACAATATATCTGGGGATTCATTGTAACTACCCTTTTCATGGGTCTTCAGATTGCCGCCAATCACCCTCAGATGACGTATTACCTGTTTATTGCTTTAGGATTTCTATTCCTTTCTGAACTGATCAGGGCGATACAGAAAAAAACGTCGATGAGACATTTTCTGATTTCCTCGGGAATTGTTGCTGCTTCATGCATCATAGGAGTGGGAATGAATTCTCAAAGAATTATGGCCAATTCCGAATATGTAAAAGAGACGGTCCGTGGGAAACAGATTTTAACGAATGACAGCCATACCTCCGGGAAATCCGGAATGGATAAAGAAAGTATGCTGTTGTGGAGTTATGGAAAACTGGAAACCCTAAACCTGTTTATCCCAAGATTGATGGGAGGAGGAAGCCAGGAGCCGGAAGGAAAGGAAATGATGAACAGGGTGCAGGAACTCGTTCAGGAAAATGTAGGCTCACAAGCTGAAATGGACAGGATCTCCAAAGGATTCAGTGCCATGACCTACTGGGGAGACCAGCCGGGAACCTCAGGACCCGCCTATCAGGGAGCGATTGTATGCTTCCTTGCTGTACTAGGATTCTTCTTTGCCTACAAAAAGTACCGTTACTGGATTCTCGGGGCTTCAATATTAACTATTTTACTGGCCTGGGGAAGCAACTTTATGCCGTTATCGGACTTCTTTATTGATTACGTACCGTTTTACAATAAATTCAGAGCTCCTTCTTCTATTTTAGTGGTAGTGGAATTATTATTTCCTTTGATTGCCATTCTGGGCTTATACAATTTCTTTACGGATGAAAAATTAACAGAGGAATACAAACAAAAAATACTCACTTACGTAAGTGCCGGAACATTAGGGATATTAATAATCCTTTTAATCTTCGGAAAATCACTGCTGGGATTTGCTACTGACAATGAAAAGACCTATTTTCCTCCTTTCCTGCTCGATTATCTTGTAGATGAAAGGTATAAACTTTTCAGAACAGATGCGATAAAGGCTTTCTTATACGTTGCCATTGCGGCGGCGGCCCTATTCTTAAGTTTAAAGAAAAAACTAAGTCAGAATGTTGTGCTGATCATTATTGGAATGGTAAGCTTATTTGACTTATGGACGGTAAACAGACGTTATCTGAACGATGAAAATTATGTTGACAAAATCTTTGCTGAAAATCCCTTCCAGACGGAAAGTTCAGATCTTCTGGTTGAAAAAGTCCAGGCTAATCCTGCTCTTTCATCAGTATTATCGGATGTAAATGTCAACAAAACATTGGAAACCATTGCTGAAAAAGATAAAACACATTACCGGATTTTCAATAACATTCTGGGAACATTCAGTGAGACCAATACTTCTTACTTCAAATCTTCAATCGGAGGATATCATGCGGTGAAACTGAGAAGATATGATGATGTGATCAACGAATATTTCCAGGTAATGGATTCTGTAAAAGTTCCTAACATCCTTAATCTTTTGAATGCCAAATATTGGGTAGTAGGCGGACCTGAACAACCCCAGGCTGTTCCGAATCCAAAAGCCAACGGGAACGCATGGTTTGTAAGCGACCTGAAATTTGTCAATACTCCTAATGAAGAAATAAAATCCATTGGAATAATAAACAGTAAGAAAACTGCTGTTATTGCCTCCTCGGATAAGTCTTATTTTGACAATAAACCGGTTCAGGCAGATTCTACAGCATTTATCAACCTTACCCGGTATCAGCCTAATGAATTAGAATTTAAATCCCAGTCTAAGACTCCTCAACTGGCGGTATTCTCTGAAATTTATTATCCTCACGGATGGAAAGTACTGGTAGACGAAAAAGAAGTTCCTTATATCAAAGCGGATTACCTGCTTCGTGCTGTACACGTTCCGGCAGGAAACCATCATATCAGAATGATATTTGAACCTGAAGTAATTGAAAAAGGAAAGTGGATTTCCCTTTTAAGCTTCGGATTATTCATTGCACTGGCCGCTTTGGGAATCTTCTGGATGAACAGGAAAAAGAAAAAGGAAACATTAGCAGAATAAAAAGTTTAATCCAATATTGCAGCATGTCATTCAAAATGACAGATGACTCAGAAAATGGAACAGAAGAAAATATTAATTATCACCTATTACTGGCCTCCTGCGGGAGGCCCTGGTGTTCAAAGATGGCTGAAGTTTGCCAAATATCTGCCTGATTTTGGATGGAAGCCTGTTATTTACACTCCGGAAAATCCGAACTATCCGTTGCTGGACGAAAGTTTAATGAAGGACATTCCCGGGAATATAGAAATAGTAAGGACCAAAATATGGGAACCTTATCAGCTTGCTGAAAAACTGAACAAGAGCAATAAAAAATTTAAGGCAGGACAATTTGACGTAGGCAAAAATCAAAGCTGGAAATCCAGGTTATCCATTTGGGTAAGGGGGAACTTTTTCATTCCTGATGCCCGGGTTTTCTGGGTAAAACCTTCTATCCGTTTTTTAGAAAAATACCTGAAAGAAAACAAAATAGACGTTGTTGTCACTTCAGGTCCACCACATTCATTACATTTGATCGGGCTGGGACTGAAAAACAAACTTCCAGGCCTGAAATGGATTGCAGATTTTCGGGATCCATGGACGGAGATTTCTTATTATAAGCATTTAAAATTAACGAAAGGCTCTGATAAAAAACACAGACAGCTCGAAAGCACAGTATTTAAAAATGCAGATATCACTTTAGCCACAAGCTATACCGATGCAGAAAACTTCCGGAAAGCAGGAGCTAATGCAGTTTGTATCACCAACGGCTTTGATGAAAGTGATGCTGGTGAAAAGGCGGCCAGAAAAGATGAAGCTGTAAGTTTGAAGAGTCATCCGGAGGCTTTTACTTTAAGTTATATTGGCGTACTGGAGCAGCTCCGGAACCCGGAAAATCTTTGGAAAGTTCTTGATGAAATGGTAAAAGAGAATGAAGAGTTTGCTGCTCAGTTCAAATTAAAATTTGCGGGAAGAATTGATGATAAGATCCTGAGCTCTATTGAAAATTCAGGGTTGAGAGATCATATTCTGAACCTCGGATATCTTTCACACGGCAAAGCTGTTGAAGAAATGCAGAATTCGGATATGCTGCTGATCACCAACTTCCCTAATGAGTCTTCAAAAGGGATTATTCCCGGGAAAATATTTGAATACCTCGTTTCGGGAAAACAAATTTTATCATTTGGGCCTGATCAGGCAGATGTTGCCAAAATTCTGGAGGAAACCAATGCCGGTAAACATTTCAGCTACAATGATACGGAATCGGTTAAAAAATTTATCCTGGAAAAATTTGAACTTTGGAAAAACGGTGATCTTTCTGAAAAAACTCAACATATCGAACAGTTTTCAAGAAAAAATCTAACAAAGCAGCTAAGTAACATTTTATAAGAAAGGAAGTTGGAAGCTGGAGGCAGAAGATATGAACTACGAAAAATAATTGTAATTGAGAACTACAAATGTTTTCTAGCATTGAAAATTCTTCCAGCTTCCCACACTCAGCTTTCAGCTTTTATATTGTCCACTGATCATTCACCACTGCAATCAGGTAATATTTCCCGTGGAACTCTTCAAATACAAGCCGTAATGCTTTCCAGTCCATATCACCATATTTTTCCGTTCCTTTGATATAATTTTCTGTAAAGTCTGCTTTAGGATATATTTCCTTTAAATTATTCAGGGAATTACCTTTTCCTATAAATTTATTCACAGAATATTGGGATTGGGTATAATCTTTAGAGAAAACCCACTTTGCCAGGTAATCGTTAATCGTTGCCTTATATGCGTCACCGGAGCCATCCTGAGAGCCCCAGGTAAATAAGGTTTTAGCAGGCTGGTATTTTTCAAAATCTGCTTTTGAAAAATTTTTATCTTCTTTGGGAGCTATAAAAGCATACATCGAAAACCGGACTCCTTTTTCCGGATGGATAAAAGAAGCGAAAGTTTTATAATCTTTATTCTTTAAAGCCTGTAACACCTCATCATTGGCTTTCTTCAAGGATTCTTCCTTATTTACTTTATTCTGTGTGACATTGGTACTGTCTGTACCAGCCTGAACTGTAGAATCAACTGTTTGAACGGCAGGTTTTGTTTCACTTTTTTTACAGGCTGCAAGCGTCCCGAGGATTAACATTGAAATAAGTAATTTTTTCATAATTAATTTTTGTAATGGGTCAAAAAACACCAAAACTGATGCCATAGCATTTGGAAACCTACAAGGAAATAAGGTGCAAGGATCATATTCTTTATCCAACCTCAATTTGTTGTTTATTCCTGGATTTTTGTTCTCTGTTTTTCCTATCCGGCCTACCATACATACAAATTACATCGTACCTTTGTTTTATGGAAATATTGGATATTCTCATCATAGGAGCAGGACCGATCGGATTAAACTGTGCTATTGAGGCTCAAAAAAATAACCTCAGCTATATCATCATTGAAAAGGGAACTATTGTCAATTCCCTATACAACTACCCTTTATATATGAGGTTCTTCTCAACGGCGGACAAACTGGAAATTGACGGAATTCCTTTTATCTCTACAGCACCTAAACCTGGCAGACAGGAAGCTTTGGAATACTATCAGGGTATTGCCCGGCAAAAAGAATTAAATATTCGCCTGTATGAAAAAGTGCTGGGTGTTTCAAAAAAAGATAACTTGTTTACTGTTGGTACTACAAAAGCTCAGTACCGGGCCAGAAATGTAATCATAGCCACCGGTTTTTACGACATTCCCAACCTGATGAATATACCCGGTGAAAATCTTTCCAAAGTAAAGCATTATTATACGGAACCTTATCCTTATGCCAGGCAAAAAGTTGTCGTAATAGGTGCAAGCAATTCTGCGGTGGATGCAGCCCTCGAAACATATAGAAAAGGTGCGGAAGTAACAATGATCATCCGGCATTCGGAAATTTCAAAAAGTGTTAAATATTGGGTAAAGCCGGACATAGAAAACCGGATTGCAGAAGGAAGCATTATCGCCCATTTCAACTCGGATATGATTGAAATAAAAGAAAACACAGTGGTTTTTAAAGATCAGAATCATGAGATTCACGAGATTGACAATGATTTTGTATTGGCCATGACAGGGTATCTTCCTGATTTTGAATTTCTGAAAAATTCGGGAATTGAACTGCAGGGTGACGGGCTTAATCCATTTTACAATCCTGAAACTATGGAAACCAATATCTCTAATCTTTATCTTGCAGGAGTGGTATGTGGAGGAAAAGACACCCATCTCTGGTTTATAGAAAACTCCAGAATTCATGCAAAAATGATTATTAACAATATTCTTCTCAATAAAAAATAAGCTTTTTTCTGATCGTTTTTATCTCTTCTATTTCCAATACAGGAAGAGGAGCTATTACCATAAGCAATTAAACAGTCTACATAAGGCTGTTTATTTTTTTAGCCATTAAATATCATTTATAAGAAAAATTAAAACTTAAAAAAAACTTAACCATGTGTTTTTAAATCTAATTTATCAAGACGCCAAAAAATAGAAATAAAACATTAACAATCAACTATTTAACATAAAAAAATATATTTCATAGGTAAGAGATATTTTTTTACTTTTAACAAAAAAACACTAAAGATCAAAAACATGAAAAAAAAAATCTACTTATTTCTGGCGTTTGCTTTGACAGGACTTCAAAGTATATCCGGACAAAATTTCTGGAAAAAAACGAAGATTGATGAAAGAAATCTGATTGAGGCAAAAAGGAATATAGGAGTTGATTATTCGAACGCCTATATATTAGAAATCAATCGGTTAAAAACCGTATTACAATCGAC
Coding sequences within:
- a CDS encoding DinB family protein; this encodes MNYHFQAHRQVRRNLLDILQNTSHEDLLLIPDGFNNNIYWNIAHTVATQQLLHYYLSGNPFRIDKYWIETYKKGTLPNLNVQKSEVEDLEFLLTETSKILMKDYDSDFFSDYTPYTTSFGMDLKSIQDAIIFNNMHESLHYGYAMAQKRAILGEKY
- a CDS encoding AAA family ATPase; translated protein: MSDTYQAEDIRQLTEKVKEKNYLFSLLRQEINKVIIGQEYMVDRLLVGLLGNGHVLLEGVPGLAKTLAIKTLADAVHGEFSRIQFTPDLLPADVVGTMIYNIKDNDFSIKKGPVFANFVLADEINRAPAKVQSALLEVMQEKQVTIGDETMKLPKPFLVLATQNPIDQEGTYLLPEAQSDRFMLKCTIDYPAFEDERQVMRMVSTSHQPEVKPVISLQDIVDAKELINQIYLDEKIEKYILDMVFATRYPENYGLFDLKNYISFGASPRASINLAIASRAYAFLKGRAFVIPEDVKALAKDVLRHRMGLTFEAEAEEISTEEIINRILAKIQAP
- the rlmB gene encoding 23S rRNA (guanosine(2251)-2'-O)-methyltransferase RlmB, which encodes MKDDFIFGLRPVIEAIEAGKTIDKIFVQNALQGPIYAELKAILAKNKIRPNYVPVEKLNRFTRKNHQGVVAFISDVPFHKVEDIVPQLFEEGKTPFLLILDRLTDVRNFGAICRTAECVGIDAVVIPEKGAAPINSDAIKTSAGAIYNIKICKENNLAHTVDFLQQSGISVYAASEKAQKLIYDVNFTEPCAIVMGNEETGISKEVLHHSDEKIKLPIEGKTQSLNVSVACGAILYEAVRQKMTALSNL
- a CDS encoding YfhO family protein, translated to MAKNKNIIYIAISLVVFIVLAFLYSTPVFTGKQLFQHDIVQYRGGAKELLDYRANTGNETYWSDSMFGGMPTYQMGSQFKGDIIKKIDSNLNFLPRPVNYLFLLFAGFFLLGMVVVRNWKYALLGATFFGLSTYFYIIIAAGHNGKVNTIEYFAPLLAGILLVYIRKQYIWGFIVTTLFMGLQIAANHPQMTYYLFIALGFLFLSELIRAIQKKTSMRHFLISSGIVAASCIIGVGMNSQRIMANSEYVKETVRGKQILTNDSHTSGKSGMDKESMLLWSYGKLETLNLFIPRLMGGGSQEPEGKEMMNRVQELVQENVGSQAEMDRISKGFSAMTYWGDQPGTSGPAYQGAIVCFLAVLGFFFAYKKYRYWILGASILTILLAWGSNFMPLSDFFIDYVPFYNKFRAPSSILVVVELLFPLIAILGLYNFFTDEKLTEEYKQKILTYVSAGTLGILIILLIFGKSLLGFATDNEKTYFPPFLLDYLVDERYKLFRTDAIKAFLYVAIAAAALFLSLKKKLSQNVVLIIIGMVSLFDLWTVNRRYLNDENYVDKIFAENPFQTESSDLLVEKVQANPALSSVLSDVNVNKTLETIAEKDKTHYRIFNNILGTFSETNTSYFKSSIGGYHAVKLRRYDDVINEYFQVMDSVKVPNILNLLNAKYWVVGGPEQPQAVPNPKANGNAWFVSDLKFVNTPNEEIKSIGIINSKKTAVIASSDKSYFDNKPVQADSTAFINLTRYQPNELEFKSQSKTPQLAVFSEIYYPHGWKVLVDEKEVPYIKADYLLRAVHVPAGNHHIRMIFEPEVIEKGKWISLLSFGLFIALAALGIFWMNRKKKKETLAE
- a CDS encoding DUF6263 family protein, which encodes MKNIAALALISSIALVSCKKETAKITKVDPKTGKTVTVEVPADSVAKVAENPAIRDSAGIIKQSFKLEKGKTYPLTTYQRDVKTMTDPQGKSITATSESTDEMNFTVDDIKGNVYDMTLNLVAKRSSQSAQGKTIVVDTKLPVPKEDELKMIWNVNRALTGNKLAMKMDTKGNVLSITGFDAVYTKVSNAVGTIIKDANEKASVVASLKESFNEKVLKDQFNKNLTIIPKKGVKVGEKWTTSENADPSGSVKVTSNYVLKSLGNGTAEIGVTGGIPKKTEKKAQGPITHSLSSELVQNGTIKFDENTGWITNQNINVKTTQIETISDGKQSQSMKSVSNSSVMVNPSAK
- a CDS encoding peptide-N-glycosidase F-related protein codes for the protein MYKRLFFISIFIVNTVLSQTTMTNVISDAVYYDGYAATVSNPVPNGLIRLNNARYARKLTDAELDSFKAKIAMRVTIGALCDNYDRLGEVFLAMVPKNQSAYTLNDPNVKRIEIGRYITPFMNKNRTPSEVPYTYDISNLYSVFHDTGLRSAYDLYVELDVFGVPYAAQSQVAGCAGRIDVFSGTLTFFSTDTEATPTDFNNLVPLLSYNKLNNYNSTDVTGETVRLVTFNIPAPVTDARFFVISTPHGANAGGEEYIRRQNYTYIDDAQVLTYTPGGISCEPFRVYNTQGNGIYGAAPKTFDNWTSWNNWCPGNSVPIRSFTLANMTAGNHTLKHTIPAAVFNQQQGEVYLSVYMQGKSNASLHVKDVKTIDINIYPNPTSDFVNIASKEEVSSITIFSIDGRKLTGNSGKNKIDFSAYSPGVYLLNIVLKDGTSFKHKIIKK